A portion of the Acanthopagrus latus isolate v.2019 chromosome 21, fAcaLat1.1, whole genome shotgun sequence genome contains these proteins:
- the LOC119011274 gene encoding tripartite motif-containing protein 16-like, whose protein sequence is MAQQNNQLDRAKFCCSVCLDLLKDPVTIPCGHSYCRNCIQSYWDKEDEKKTHSCPQCRQSFTPRPELVKNTMLADLLEELKKTGLQAAAADLCYAGPEDVACDVCTGRKLRAVKSCQVCLVSFCEKHLQPHFEIPAYEKHKLVEPSEKLQENICSRHDEVMKMFCRTDQQCICYLCSVDEHKGHDTVSAAAERTERQRELEGSRHNIQQRIQDREEDVKLLQQEVEAINGSADKAVEHSEKIFTQLIRLMAKRCSDVKQQVRSQQETEVSRVKELQEKLEQEITELKRKDAELKKLSHTEDHNQFLHNYPSLSALSESTHSSSINIRPLNYFEDVTAAVSELRDKLQDVLRDTWTNISLTVTQVDVLLSNPQPEPKTRAGFLRYSREITLDPNTANTHLLLSEGNRKATLMRDEQSYSDHPDRFSVKFQVLSRESLTGRCYWEVEWRGRGVYVAVAYKNISGAGNSTHQFGYSDTSWMLDCKKKFYKFVHNNIETPVSGPRSSRVGVYLDHSAGILSFYSVSDTMTLLHRVQTTFTQPLYAGVGFCYNGSSAKFSELK, encoded by the coding sequence ATGGCCCAGCAAAACAATCAGCTGGACCGAGCAAAGTTCTGCTGTTCCGTCTGTttggatctactgaaggatccggtgactatcccctgtggacacagctactgcagGAACTGTATTCAAAGCTACTGGGACaaagaggatgagaagaaaacccacagctgccctcagtgcaggcagagcttcacaccgaggcctgagctggtgaaaaacaccatgttagcagatttactggaggagctgaagaagactggactccaagctgctgctgctgatctctgctatgctggacctgaagatgtggcctgtgatgtctgcactgggaggaaactgagagctgTCAAGTCCTGTCAGGtctgtttggtttctttctGTGAGAAACATCTTCAGCCTCACTTTGAAATCCCTGCGtatgaaaaacacaagctggtggagccgtcagagaagctccaggagaacatctgctctcgtcacgatgaggtgatgaagatgttctgccgtactgatcagcagtgtatctgttatctctgctctgtggacgaacataaaggccacgacacagtgtcagctgcagcagagaggactgagaggcagagagagctggaggggagtcgacacaacatccagcagagaatccaggacagagaggaagatgtgaagctgcttcaacaggaggtggaggccatcaatggctctgctgataaagcagtggagcacagtgagaagatcttcacccagctgatccgtctcatggCGAAAAGAtgctctgatgtgaagcagcaggtcagatcccagcaggaaactgaagtgagtcgagtcaaagagcttcaggagaagctggagcaggagatcactgagctgaagaggaaagacgctgagctgaagaagctctcacacacagaggatcacaaccagtttctacacaactacccctcactgtcagcactcagtgagtctacacactcatccagcatcaacatccgtcctctcaactactttgaggatgtgacagcagctgtgtcagagctcagagacaaactacaggacgtcctgagagacacatggaccaacatctcactgacagtgactcaagtggatgttttactgtcaaacCCACAACCAGAGCCGAAGACCAGAGCTGGATTCTTAAGATATTCACgtgaaatcacactggatccaaacacagcaaacacacatctgttatTATCTGAagggaacagaaaagcaacttTAATGAGAGACGAACAGTCTTATTCTGATCACCCAGACAGATTCAGTGTAAAGTTTCAGGTCCTgagtagagagagtctgactggacgttgttactgggaggtggagtggagaggaagaggagtttATGTAGCAGTCGCATACAAGAATATCAGCGGAGCAGGGAACTCGACTCATCAATTTGGATACAGTGACACATCGTGGATGTTAGATTGCAAGAAGAAATTTTATAAATTTGTACACAACAATATTGAAACTCCCGTCTCAGGTCCTCggtcctccagagttggagtgtacctggatcacagtgcaggtattctgtccttctacagcgtctctgacaccatgactctcctccacagagtccagaccacattcactcagccgctctATGCTGGAGTTGGGTTTTGTTATAATGGATCCAGTGCTAAGTTCAGTGAACTCAAATAG
- the LOC119011272 gene encoding tripartite motif-containing protein 16-like — MAQKSVQMDPETFSCSICLDPLKDPVTIPCGHSYCRNCIQSYWDKEDEKKTHSCPQCRQSFTPRPVLVKNTMLADLVEELKKTGLQAAAADLCYAGAEDVACDVCTGRKLRAVKSCQVCLASYCEKHLQPHYEAAFLKKHKLVEPSEKLQENICSRHDEVMKMFCRTDQQCICYLCSVDEHKGHDTVSAAAERTERQRELEGSRHNIQQRIQDREEDVKLLQQEVEAINGSADKAVEHSEKIFTQLIRLMEKRRSDVKQQVRSQQETEVSRVKELQEKLEQEITELKRKDAELKKLSHTEDHNQFLHNYPSLSALSESTHSSSINIRPLKYFEDVTAAVSELRDKLQDVLRDTWTNISPTVTQVDVLLSQTENKIRAGFLRYSREITLDPNTANTKIILSEGNRKATSVRQPQGYPSHPDRFTVWCQVLSRESLTGRCYWEVEWRDRGIGIAVAYKNIRRTGSSDECRFGINDKSWALRCNKNSYEVWYNDVQTPVSGPESSRVGVYLDHSAGILSFYSVSDTMTLLHRVQTTFTQPLYAGVGFSSYETTAEFCNLKQTEDI; from the coding sequence ATGGCGCAGAAAAGCGTTCAGATGGACCCAGAGACTTTCTCTTGTTCCATCTGTTTGGATCCACTGAAGGATCCGGTGACtattccctgtggacacagctactgcagGAACTGTATTCAAAGCTACTGGGACaaagaggatgagaagaaaacccacagctgccctcagtgcaggCAGAGCTTCACACCGAGGCCTGTCCTGgtgaaaaacaccatgttagcagatttagtggaggagctgaagaagactggactccaagctgctgctgctgatctctgctatgctggagctgaagatgtggcctgtgatgtctgcactgggaggaaactgagagctgTCAAGTCCTGTCAGGTCTGTTTGGCCtcttactgtgagaaacacctccagcctcattatgaagcagcttttttaaagaaacacaagctggtggagccgtcagagaagctccaggagaacatctgctctcgtcacgatgaggtgatgaagatgttctgccgtactgatcagcagtgtatctgttatctctgctctgtggacgaacataaaggccacgacacagtgtcagctgcagcagagaggactgagaggcagagagagctggaggggagtcgacacaacatccagcagagaatccaggacagagaggaagatgtgaagctgcttcagcaggaggtggaggccatcaatggctctgctgataaagcagtggagcacagtgagaagatcttcacccagctgatccgtctcatggagaaaagacgctctgatgtgaagcagcaggtcagatcccagcaggaaactgaagtgagtcgagtcaaagagcttcaggagaagctggagcaggagatcactgagctgaagaggaaagacgctgagctgaagaagctctcacacacagaggatcacaaccagtttctacacaactacccctcactgtcagcactcagtgagtctacacactcatccagcatcaacatccgtcctctcaagtactttgaggatgtgacagcagctgtgtcagagctcagagacaaactacaggacgtcctgagagacacatggaccaacATCTCACCGACAGTGACTCAAGTGGACGTTTTACTGTCACAAACAGAGAACAAGATCAGAGCTGGATTCTTAAGATATTCACgtgaaatcacactggatccaaacacagcaaacacaaagattATATTATCAgaggggaacagaaaagcaacatcaGTGAGACAACCACAAGGTTATCCCAGTCACCCTGACAGATTCACTGTTTGGTGTCAGGTCCTGagcagagagagtctgactggacgttgttactgggaggtggagtggagagacagaggaattGGCATCGCAGTTGCATACAAGAATATCAGGAGAACTGGGAGCTCTGATGAATGTAGATTTGGAATTAATGACAAATCTTGGGCATTAAGatgcaacaaaaacagttaTGAGGTTTGGTACAATGATGTTCAAACTCCCGTCTCAGGTCCTGagtcctccagagttggagtgtacctggatcacagtgcaggtattctgtccttctacagtgtctctgacaccatgactctcctccacagagtccagaccacattcactcagccgctctATGCTGGAGTTGGGTTTTCAAGTTATGAAACCACTGCTGAGTTCTGTAATCtcaaacagactgaagacatttga